CACCGCCGACCCGAAGGTATGGGCGAAGACGGCCCTGTTCATCACGTACGACGAGAACGACGGCTTCTTCGACCACCTCGTGCCGCCGCTGCCGCCGGGCTCCCCCGACCGGGGCAAGTCCACCGTCGACGTCGGCCCGGACCTCTTCGCGGGCAGCTCGAAGTACGTCGCGGGACCCTACGGCCTCGGCCCGCGCGTGCCGATGCTCGTCGTCTCGCCCTGGAGCAAGGGCGGTTACGTCTGCTCCGAGACCCTCGACCACACCTCGATCATCCGGTTCCTGGAGCGGCGCTTCGGGGTCGAGGAGCCCAACATCTCGCCCTGGCGCCGGGCAGTCTGCGGCGACCTGACCGCCGCGTTCGACTTCTCCCGCAAGGACAGCGAGCCGGCCCGCCTCCCGGACACCGACGCGTACGAGCCGCAGGACAAGGACCGGCACCCGGACTACAGGCCGACCCCGCCCGCCGACCCGAAACTGCCCCGCCAGGAGCGCGGTCTGCGGCCCGCCCGTCCGCTGCGGTACGCGCCCTGGATCGACGGCTCGGCCGACGCGAAGGCCGGGAAGTTCACGCTGACCTTCGCCTCGGGCAAGAAGGCCGGCGCCTCCTTCCATGTGACCTCCGGGAGCCGCGCCGACGGCCCCTGGACGTACACCACCGAGGCGGGCAAGAACGTCTCGGACACCTGGAACTCCGCGTACTCGAACGGCTCGTACGACCTGACCGTGCACGGGCCCAACGGCTTCGTCCGCGTCTTCAAGGGCCCCGGCAAGGCCGCCGGACCCGAGGTCACCGCCCGCCACGACGGGGAGGACATCGAGCTGACCCTCACCAACAAGGGCTCCCGCACGGTGAATCTGAAGCTCACCGACGGCTACGGCGGCAAGCCCAGGTCGTTCAGGGTGCGGCCCGGCGCGACCGTGCGGCACACCGTGGATCTGCGGGCGAGCAGGCGCTGGTACGACCTCACCGTCGTCTCCGACGCGGACGCCTCGTTCCTGCGCCGGTTCGCCGGGCATGTCGAGAACGGCCGCGCGGGCGTC
This sequence is a window from Streptomyces ortus. Protein-coding genes within it:
- a CDS encoding phosphocholine-specific phospholipase C, with the translated sequence MTEVNRRRFLQLAGGTAAFTALSESIAKAASIPAGYHRGTIEDVEHVVVLMQENRSFDHYFGALRGVRGFGDPHPVALDNGKSVWHQSDGTKDLLPFHPEADDLGMQFLEGLPHSWPDGHAAYNGGKYDKWVPAKGATTMAYLTREDIPFHYALADTFTVCDAYHCSFIGSTDPNRYYMWTGFTGNDGKGGGPVLGNDELGYDWTTYPERLEEAGISWKVYQDIGDGLDAAGSWGWIPDAYRGNYGDNSLLYFNKYRNAKPGDSLHDKARTGTDARKGEGYFDQLRADVTGGRLPQVSWIAAPEAFSEHSNWPSNYGAWYISQVLEALTADPKVWAKTALFITYDENDGFFDHLVPPLPPGSPDRGKSTVDVGPDLFAGSSKYVAGPYGLGPRVPMLVVSPWSKGGYVCSETLDHTSIIRFLERRFGVEEPNISPWRRAVCGDLTAAFDFSRKDSEPARLPDTDAYEPQDKDRHPDYRPTPPADPKLPRQERGLRPARPLRYAPWIDGSADAKAGKFTLTFASGKKAGASFHVTSGSRADGPWTYTTEAGKNVSDTWNSAYSNGSYDLTVHGPNGFVRVFKGPGKAAGPEVTARHDGEDIELTLTNKGSRTVNLKLTDGYGGKPRSFRVRPGATVRHTVDLRASRRWYDLTVVSDADASFLRRFAGHVENGRAGVSDPAIATA